A window of Pseudophryne corroboree isolate aPseCor3 chromosome 1, aPseCor3.hap2, whole genome shotgun sequence genomic DNA:
gagcaagtttagtcgacagcctggtcgacctgtgctgtagactgtttggcaaacatgtgttttcccgcctaattttgctgtggtgtacctcctgagtgtgttgggatgctttctggccattttggggtgatttggagcaagtttagtcgacagcctggtcgacctgtgctgtagactgtttggcaaacatgtgttttcccgcctaattttgctgtggtgtacctcctgagtgtgttgggatgctttctggccattttggggtgatttggagcaagtttagtcgacagcctggtcgacctgtgctgtagactgtttggcaaacatgtgttttcccgcctaattttgctgtggtgtacctcctgagtgtgttgggatgctttctggccatttgggggtgatttggagcaagtttagtcgacagcctggtcgacctgtgctgtagactgtttggcaaacatgtgttttcccgcctaattttgctgtggtgttcctcctgagtgtgctgggatgctttctggccattttggggtgatttggagcaagtttagtcgacagcctggtcgacctgtgctgtcggcagtttggcaaacatgtgttttcccgcctaattttgctgtggtgtacctcctgagtgtgttgggatgctttctggccattttggtgtgatttggagcaagtttagtcgacagcctggtcgacctgtgctgtcggcagtttggcaaacatgtgttttcccacctaattttgctgtggtgttcctcctgagtgtgctgggatgctttctggccattttggggtgatttggagcaagtttagtcgacagcctggtcgacctgtgctgtcggcagtttggcaaacatgtgttttcctgcctaattttgctgtggtgttcctcctgagtgtgctgggatgctttctggccattttggggtgatttggagcaagtttagtcgacagcctggtcgacctgtgctgtcggcagtttggcaaacatgtgttttcccgcctaattttgctgtggtgtacctcctgagtgtgctgggatgctttctggccattttgggctgatttggagcaagtttggtcgacagtgtgggtcagccattttgtgtgggtcagccattttgtgtgggtcagccattttgagtgggtcagccattttgtgtgggtcagccatttatacatgtatgtatgtatgtatgtatgtatgtatgtatgtttatttttattttataacagagatgtcaaaggacaagcagacccgatccgccccttcccccaccccctcggatctatcccttcatagcaacgaggagtgggagccaacccaggaggcggatacgaccgaccaggcatgtagtgaccagccgcggtcgtcaagggcccatgagaagtccaagaaaaagcctagtagaaaggtactaaccacacctgcagacacaaatagcatcaaactttcTTTACTGTAGTTTGcgcaatgccatgcacacctactggaatatgtgcgcaatgccagggatactgacactcacaggtacataccgatcttattattatttttttttattttttttaatccctaaaggcaagaagccagccagaggagcagtcggaggaggaagcctctggtgaagatgcaggacagaaAAAGGTGCGTGGACCCAGAtatactgaggcggaaaactgtacctTAGTGGATTGCGTTGACAGGTCCTACGACGATTTGTATGGATCAAAGGCACAGACAACATCAGCTAGGGCTAAGCGAATCATCTGGGAATCCATTGCCAATCAAGTCACTgcaatatctggaaaccgccggagcaccagaaattgcttgaagcggtacagtgattgccgcagacagaccaagaagaagatggggattcagcgccgacatgagacagctacgggaggtggcccggctctcaatctgaagtggctaccctgggagaacgttattagaaggcgcatgaaccctgccatggtcgaaggagtttgcggaggtgtggactccagccgtcctgctggctttccccaggaggaagaaccgcccagaagacggaagaaggcgggagaccagccgtccaaaaggaggtctgatggtaagaatacattcacatgagctgtacttccctttaaaatGTTTGTATGtgctaaatgtgtttttttttttttttttcagacaggcctgcccagaggacatcacctgcgcacaggacatcgccagcgcacggaccgtcacctgtgcagcaggcatcggcagcagcgcgcggatcaactgcgccgcaagcatcgcgagcacacagatcgtcacctgtgcgccacagttcgtcatcgcgcagtttgtcacctgtgcaccagacgacgtcagcgcacagactctcacctgtgcgccagacaccgtcggcgaccacaccacaagatgggcgccaaactacagctcctgcgcgcaggccatcaccagatcgtcgtctctccaggagctctgggactgtgactgaagagcctcaagacacaacccttgtggacccatcacccgatctgtttgagtctacagggttaacagacgaaacttttcttgggtttgaggacagccgtgcagacgtatccaaccagacccttgaaaagtcttccgaaacgaggacaagtggagctcctggagcagcggcatcacaggatggagaaggtttgtatttattttgtgtgtgtgggagggtggagggggggggggggggggtcagcagttgtgtaaagtttattaactttcccaaaaaaattattttgcaaacagtggtgccacgaaccagcagcggactagcttcggggattggttcctacttcaggccggatctcctacaggagtcgtcagaggatgacgaggtggaagtgcaggaggctccagttactacatccctgcgtgagtaaattgaattgtgagccttcaaaaaaatgtatgatgaatgtgtataatattgtctaattttcttttcagctgcccaaatccaagttgtggcagacatccaggaagggcagaatccctcaactgttcagagggttcacaccctggcatcagagattgggacacgccaggatacatacacaaatgtcgtgggaagcagactggacaacattgagaggacaatggagaaaatggcaaacagtctgcttgaactgcaaaagactctttccgacagcacggccacaatactacaggtCAGAATGCAAGATCATAGGGAGAGTATGACCGTACTTAacattctggccgaatccatgaCCCGGCTCGTGGACAACACTGCATGTCTGGCAGCAAGCAATAAAAACATGTCGGAGAGTCATCGACactcctcatccagccaacaggtcatcgcaaccacactgcagatgatctatgataagctcccaggaacagctaatcaacacgctggtgatccaccatatccgccgtcgcaagccacaaggacgcctcgtacccttcctcaagtcccatcccagtacagacagtcacagatgtaccagggatatacagggatgtaccccaccccccagatgcctccaccaccggccacaCAATCTTCAGCAGCATGGGCACAGAGGACCAGTCAACatactccccagcctcccaggacatccacgccctatcagggggaagaagaggatccggacagacttccaccataaacccggtcgtattgttttatttatttacaaatgtttttcatgtatccctttcttcccctcccattagtttgttttttttcttactattttctgtgttgggcttccccacccgtgaccgggtactaccaaggagctttgtgtaggcatacatgcgcgggcatgtatgcgggcgcgtgtggtaacggatgaaagctgtatgatgggccaaagagctattctgataccacttttttcttccaaaaatcctttttgtaatggtgtacagtaggctttaattgtgtgaatttactattcactagtctgtgtttttgtcttcttcataggattggtggggaaaaatgaagtggacggcataagtttgtgttgtgcgtaccaaggtgagtagaaccatgtttcaatcaagaaactttgaaccgcatgcctctgtagaaccacacagtccagcaatgggtcatgcttggctgtgttgttccacaaatgttagcgtgtcaaagtgctgaccactgacgccactctttcactttgaaccgcatgcctctgtagaaccacacagtccagcaatgggtcatgctgggctgtgttgttccacaaatgttagcgtgtcaaagtgctgaccactgacgccactctttcactttgaaccgcatgcctctgtagaaccacacagtccagcaatgggtcatgctgggctgtgttgttccacaaatgttagcgtgtcaaagtgctgaccactgacgccactctttcactttgaaccgcatgcctctgtagaaccacacagtccagcaatgggtcatgctgggctgtgttgttccacaaatgttagcgtgtcaaagtgctgaccactgacgccactctttcactttgaaccgcatgcctctgtagaaccacacagtccagcaatgggtcatgctggactgtgttgttccacaaatttttagtgaaaagaaatgaacatgagtttagtgtgtctttactttaatatacttttttttcttttccccacagatatctatatacacaagaaaagaatgtaaagaagaacaaactacttttttgttttaattaactttcaaactttattaaaaaattttcttcaataaacttttaaaaatagaagtttcctgtggtttttattaaaatttgtaatgcatttgaattgtacgtaagtagattgcccagggaacatcaagggaactgtctcttcacatccacaccacttaggaaggatacaccggaagacctgtggaagagaacagtatgagcttccagatatgggtaatagtgtcaccctggggctggaaaaagaggtacatacaacagtccacacaacacaagcgggttgcagcggcccaaatgcaaccctcctgcacttgcatcactacacatccaaacattccctagcattgctgtttcagggaatgtttggatgtgcagtcttgcaaatgccggagggctgcactttggatatgccggggtgattttggacaagggagttttggtcaatacatctcacctgaggggggttgtctgctacatggcggagggtcaggtccacatcaccagtagggtcacccatggaacatcaggtgaaatgtcgtgtctcctcacatccacgccacttgggaagatacatcgcaggacctgtggaagagaaaagtttgagcatccagatatgggtgatagtgtcaccctggggctggaaaaagaggtacatacaacagtccacacaacacaagcgggttgcagcggcccaaatgcaaccctcctgcacttgcatcactacacatccaaacattccctagcattgctgtttcagggaatgtttggatgtgcagtcttgcaaatgccggagggctgcactttggacatgccggggtgattttggacaagggagttttggtcaatacatctcacctgaggggggttgtctgctacatggcggagggtcaggtccacatcaccagtagggtcacccatggaacatcaggtgaaatgtcgtgtctcctcacatccacgccacttgggaagatacatcgcaggacctgtggaagagaaaagtttgagcatccagatatgggtgata
This region includes:
- the LOC134916078 gene encoding serine/arginine repetitive matrix protein 1-like gives rise to the protein MSKDKQTRSAPSPTPSDLSLHSNEEWEPTQEADTTDQACSDQPRSSRAHEKSKKKPSRKARSQPEEQSEEEASGEDAGQKKVRGPRYTEAENCTLVDCVDRSYDDLYGSKAQTTSARAKRIIWESIANQVTAISGNRRSTRNCLKRYSDCRRQTKKKMGIQRRHETATGGGPALNLKWLPWENVIRRRMNPAMVEGVCGGVDSSRPAGFPQEEEPPRRRKKAGDQPSKRRSDDRPAQRTSPAHRTSPAHGPSPVQQASAAARGSTAPQASRAHRSSPVRHSSSSRSLSPVHQTTSAHRLSPVRQTPSATTPQDGRQTTAPARRPSPDRRLSRSSGTVTEEPQDTTLVDPSPDLFESTGLTDETFLGFEDSRADVSNQTLEKSSETRTSGAPGAAASQDGEVVPRTSSGLASGIGSYFRPDLLQESSEDDEVEVQEAPVTTSLPAQIQVVADIQEGQNPSTVQRVHTLASEIGTRQDTYTNVVGSRLDNIERTMEKMANSLLELQKTLSDSTATILQVRMQDHRESMTVLNILAESMTRLVDNTACLAASNKNMSESHRHSSSSQQVIATTLQMIYDKLPGTANQHAGDPPYPPSQATRTPRTLPQVPSQYRQSQMYQGYTGMYPTPQMPPPPATQSSAAWAQRTSQHTPQPPRTSTPYQGEEEDPDRLPP